The Phoenix dactylifera cultivar Barhee BC4 chromosome 15, palm_55x_up_171113_PBpolish2nd_filt_p, whole genome shotgun sequence genome contains a region encoding:
- the LOC103707898 gene encoding protein LNK1-like isoform X8 — protein sequence MSDHEVANIVWDEFDESNHHIVPHQGGKSVNEAVVLGDFLKKPQYEVGNEAGKSTSNRGSRNKNVLLGKEQRAFCPSPKGGSSTVPEGSSTHASRKVVPAFYDPNSFNGFTSLTSQDDAGLVFVENEQLNRKNDLPYHDLPDIGNFEDIDRLLRTCDSTFGQGSSIAEELSWFSSSSHSTYGIGDTSKSCSQSSVLGPASLNGTPAYCSSITNILPGKNLLAADSDKSLSHGYQSFALVSDSENKGDCPLQEKYLLLQLQTYDGGGGTEIKSTLMHVSNGSSLNECENLNTLLQINMHSKQLEDNTYLKEMKNIDLQNLQENQIWGSDSSSYMHTFSPDAQLEGSRTLYQDLFTQTASSILSGSEYNPSSSCKVSAHVGNYFPHCMENLPLTLSKPPAMTPEEINEKPCLRQNLCSALTVKHLPHLAPSTSITSCQEQHHRFQQETRGDSVQKDKSLELPATNIDSSTVQESPYMISASSDDISLKAISFQQLQDVVVQLDVGAKLCIRDSLYRLARNAEKRHNFACANNSSRESRGGILDTEEPNRPSQTATRSVESSMLLESHMIDEQIHGHITASRK from the exons ATGTCAGATCATGAG GTTGCAAATATTGTTTGGGACGAATTTGATGAGAGCAATCATCATATAGTGCCTCATCAAGGTGGTAAAAGTGTTAATGAAGCTGTAGTATTAGGTGATTTTCTTAAGAAGCCACAATATGAAGTAGGAAATGAAGCTGGAAAGAGCACAAGCAACAGAGGATCTAGGAATAAAAATGTTCTTCTGGGAAAAGAACAAAGAGCCTTTTGCCCTTCTCCAAAGGGTGGAAGCTCAACGGTGCCGGAGGGCTCATCGACTCATGCATCTAGAAAAGTAGTTCCAGCATTTTATGATCCAAATTCCTTCAATGGCTTCACTTCTTTAACTTCCCAAGATG ATGCTGGACTTGTTTTTGTGGAAAATGAACAACTGAACAGAAAAAATGATCTTCCATATCATGATTTGCCTGATATTGGCAATTTTGAGGATATTGATAGACTGCTTAG AACTTGTGATTCCACATTTGGGCAAGGAAGCAGCATTGCAGAAGAGCTATCATGGTTTTCATCTTCTTCACATAGCACCTATGGGATAGGAGATACTTCCAAGTCATGCTCACAATCTTCAGTTTTAGGCCCAGCATCTTTAAATGGTACACCAGCATATTGTAGCTCAATAACCAACATTTTACCTGGAAAAAATCTATTGGCTGCTGATAGTGATAAGTCCTTGAGTCATGGTTACCAATCTTTTGCATTGGTTAGTGATAGTGAAAATAAGGGTGACTGTCCGCTACAGGAAAAG TACTTGCTTCTACAGCTGCAGACATATGATGGGGGTGGAGGTACTGAGATTAAATCAACACTTATGCATGTTAGCAACGGAAGTAGCTTGAATGAATGTGAGAATCTTAATACG CTTCTACAGATTAATATGCACTCAAAGCAGCTGGAAGACAATACTTATTTGAAGGAAATGAAAAATATCGACCTTCAGAATCTACAA GAAAATCAAATCTGGGGATCTGATTCTTCAAGCTACATGCACACCTTCAGTCCTGATGCACAACTGGAGGGCAGCCGTACTTTGTATCAGGATCTGTTTACACAGACAGCATCAAGTATTTTATCTGGTAGTGAGTATAATCCTTCCTCTTCTTGTAAAGTCTCAGCACATGTTGGAAATTATTTTCCACACTGCATGGAGAACTTGCCTCTTACTTTGTCCAAGCCTCCAGCTATGACGCCTGAGGAAATCAATGAAAAACCATGCCTTCGACAGAACTTATGTTCTGCATTGACTGTTAAGCATCTACCTCACCTGGCTCCATCTACAAGTATAACTTCATGTCAGGAACAACACCATAGATTTCAGCAAGAAACTAGAGGTGACAGTGTGCAAAAGGACAAAAGCCTTGAACTTCCCGCAACTAATATAGATTCTTCAACAGTACAAGAGAGCCCTTACATGATATCTGCTTCTTCTGATGATATCTCACTGAAAGCAATTAGCTTTCAACAGCTTCAGGATGTTGTGGTTCAG TTGGATGTTGGAGCAAAACTATGCATAAGAGATAGCTTGTACCGTTTGGCAAGGAATGCTGAAAAAAGGCATAATTTTGCTTGCGCGAATAATTCCAGCAGAGAGAGTAGAGGAGGAATTTTGGACACAGAGGAACCAAACAG ACCGTCACAGACTGCGACAAGATCAGTTGAAAGTTCTATGTTACTAGAATCACATATGATT GATGAACAGATTCATGGTCACATTACAGCTTCCAGGAAGTAA
- the LOC103707898 gene encoding protein LNK1-like isoform X2 — protein sequence MSDHEVANIVWDEFDESNHHIVPHQGGKSVNEAVVLGDFLKKPQYEVGNEAGKSTSNRGSRNKNVLLGKEQRAFCPSPKGGSSTVPEGSSTHASRKVVPAFYDPNSFNGFTSLTSQDDAGLVFVENEQLNRKNDLPYHDLPDIGNFEDIDRLLRTCDSTFGQGSSIAEELSWFSSSSHSTYGIGDTSKSCSQSSVLGPASLNGTPAYCSSITNILPGKNLLAADSDKSLSHGYQSFALVSDSENKGDCPLQEKYLLLQLQTYDGGGGTEIKSTLMHVSNGSSLNECENLNTINMHSKQLEDNTYLKEMKNIDLQNLQENQIWGSDSSSYMHTFSPDAQLEGSRTLYQDLFTQTASSILSGSEYNPSSSCKVSAHVGNYFPHCMENLPLTLSKPPAMTPEEINEKPCLRQNLCSALTVKHLPHLAPSTSITSCQEQHHRFQQETRGDSVQKDKSLELPATNIDSSTVQESPYMISASSDDISLKAISFQQLQDVVVQLDVGAKLCIRDSLYRLARNAEKRHNFACANNSSRESRGGILDTEEPNRYAEYITTETETNPVYHSIAHLLCHRPSQTATRSVESSMLLESHMIDEQIHGHITASRK from the exons ATGTCAGATCATGAG GTTGCAAATATTGTTTGGGACGAATTTGATGAGAGCAATCATCATATAGTGCCTCATCAAGGTGGTAAAAGTGTTAATGAAGCTGTAGTATTAGGTGATTTTCTTAAGAAGCCACAATATGAAGTAGGAAATGAAGCTGGAAAGAGCACAAGCAACAGAGGATCTAGGAATAAAAATGTTCTTCTGGGAAAAGAACAAAGAGCCTTTTGCCCTTCTCCAAAGGGTGGAAGCTCAACGGTGCCGGAGGGCTCATCGACTCATGCATCTAGAAAAGTAGTTCCAGCATTTTATGATCCAAATTCCTTCAATGGCTTCACTTCTTTAACTTCCCAAGATG ATGCTGGACTTGTTTTTGTGGAAAATGAACAACTGAACAGAAAAAATGATCTTCCATATCATGATTTGCCTGATATTGGCAATTTTGAGGATATTGATAGACTGCTTAG AACTTGTGATTCCACATTTGGGCAAGGAAGCAGCATTGCAGAAGAGCTATCATGGTTTTCATCTTCTTCACATAGCACCTATGGGATAGGAGATACTTCCAAGTCATGCTCACAATCTTCAGTTTTAGGCCCAGCATCTTTAAATGGTACACCAGCATATTGTAGCTCAATAACCAACATTTTACCTGGAAAAAATCTATTGGCTGCTGATAGTGATAAGTCCTTGAGTCATGGTTACCAATCTTTTGCATTGGTTAGTGATAGTGAAAATAAGGGTGACTGTCCGCTACAGGAAAAG TACTTGCTTCTACAGCTGCAGACATATGATGGGGGTGGAGGTACTGAGATTAAATCAACACTTATGCATGTTAGCAACGGAAGTAGCTTGAATGAATGTGAGAATCTTAATACG ATTAATATGCACTCAAAGCAGCTGGAAGACAATACTTATTTGAAGGAAATGAAAAATATCGACCTTCAGAATCTACAA GAAAATCAAATCTGGGGATCTGATTCTTCAAGCTACATGCACACCTTCAGTCCTGATGCACAACTGGAGGGCAGCCGTACTTTGTATCAGGATCTGTTTACACAGACAGCATCAAGTATTTTATCTGGTAGTGAGTATAATCCTTCCTCTTCTTGTAAAGTCTCAGCACATGTTGGAAATTATTTTCCACACTGCATGGAGAACTTGCCTCTTACTTTGTCCAAGCCTCCAGCTATGACGCCTGAGGAAATCAATGAAAAACCATGCCTTCGACAGAACTTATGTTCTGCATTGACTGTTAAGCATCTACCTCACCTGGCTCCATCTACAAGTATAACTTCATGTCAGGAACAACACCATAGATTTCAGCAAGAAACTAGAGGTGACAGTGTGCAAAAGGACAAAAGCCTTGAACTTCCCGCAACTAATATAGATTCTTCAACAGTACAAGAGAGCCCTTACATGATATCTGCTTCTTCTGATGATATCTCACTGAAAGCAATTAGCTTTCAACAGCTTCAGGATGTTGTGGTTCAG TTGGATGTTGGAGCAAAACTATGCATAAGAGATAGCTTGTACCGTTTGGCAAGGAATGCTGAAAAAAGGCATAATTTTGCTTGCGCGAATAATTCCAGCAGAGAGAGTAGAGGAGGAATTTTGGACACAGAGGAACCAAACAG GTATGCAGAATATATAACTACTGAAACTGAGACAAATCCAGTATATCACTCCATTGCACATTTACTTTGCCACAGACCGTCACAGACTGCGACAAGATCAGTTGAAAGTTCTATGTTACTAGAATCACATATGATT GATGAACAGATTCATGGTCACATTACAGCTTCCAGGAAGTAA
- the LOC103707898 gene encoding protein LNK1-like isoform X4, producing MSDHEVANIVWDEFDESNHHIVPHQGGKSVNEAVVLGDFLKKPQYEVGNEAGKSTSNRGSRNKNVLLGKEQRAFCPSPKGGSSTVPEGSSTHASRKVVPAFYDPNSFNGFTSLTSQDDAGLVFVENEQLNRKNDLPYHDLPDIGNFEDIDRLLRTCDSTFGQGSSIAEELSWFSSSSHSTYGIGDTSKSCSQSSVLGPASLNGTPAYCSSITNILPGKNLLAADSDKSLSHGYQSFALVSDSENKGDCPLQEKTYDGGGGTEIKSTLMHVSNGSSLNECENLNTLLQINMHSKQLEDNTYLKEMKNIDLQNLQENQIWGSDSSSYMHTFSPDAQLEGSRTLYQDLFTQTASSILSGSEYNPSSSCKVSAHVGNYFPHCMENLPLTLSKPPAMTPEEINEKPCLRQNLCSALTVKHLPHLAPSTSITSCQEQHHRFQQETRGDSVQKDKSLELPATNIDSSTVQESPYMISASSDDISLKAISFQQLQDVVVQLDVGAKLCIRDSLYRLARNAEKRHNFACANNSSRESRGGILDTEEPNRYAEYITTETETNPVYHSIAHLLCHRPSQTATRSVESSMLLESHMIDEQIHGHITASRK from the exons ATGTCAGATCATGAG GTTGCAAATATTGTTTGGGACGAATTTGATGAGAGCAATCATCATATAGTGCCTCATCAAGGTGGTAAAAGTGTTAATGAAGCTGTAGTATTAGGTGATTTTCTTAAGAAGCCACAATATGAAGTAGGAAATGAAGCTGGAAAGAGCACAAGCAACAGAGGATCTAGGAATAAAAATGTTCTTCTGGGAAAAGAACAAAGAGCCTTTTGCCCTTCTCCAAAGGGTGGAAGCTCAACGGTGCCGGAGGGCTCATCGACTCATGCATCTAGAAAAGTAGTTCCAGCATTTTATGATCCAAATTCCTTCAATGGCTTCACTTCTTTAACTTCCCAAGATG ATGCTGGACTTGTTTTTGTGGAAAATGAACAACTGAACAGAAAAAATGATCTTCCATATCATGATTTGCCTGATATTGGCAATTTTGAGGATATTGATAGACTGCTTAG AACTTGTGATTCCACATTTGGGCAAGGAAGCAGCATTGCAGAAGAGCTATCATGGTTTTCATCTTCTTCACATAGCACCTATGGGATAGGAGATACTTCCAAGTCATGCTCACAATCTTCAGTTTTAGGCCCAGCATCTTTAAATGGTACACCAGCATATTGTAGCTCAATAACCAACATTTTACCTGGAAAAAATCTATTGGCTGCTGATAGTGATAAGTCCTTGAGTCATGGTTACCAATCTTTTGCATTGGTTAGTGATAGTGAAAATAAGGGTGACTGTCCGCTACAGGAAAAG ACATATGATGGGGGTGGAGGTACTGAGATTAAATCAACACTTATGCATGTTAGCAACGGAAGTAGCTTGAATGAATGTGAGAATCTTAATACG CTTCTACAGATTAATATGCACTCAAAGCAGCTGGAAGACAATACTTATTTGAAGGAAATGAAAAATATCGACCTTCAGAATCTACAA GAAAATCAAATCTGGGGATCTGATTCTTCAAGCTACATGCACACCTTCAGTCCTGATGCACAACTGGAGGGCAGCCGTACTTTGTATCAGGATCTGTTTACACAGACAGCATCAAGTATTTTATCTGGTAGTGAGTATAATCCTTCCTCTTCTTGTAAAGTCTCAGCACATGTTGGAAATTATTTTCCACACTGCATGGAGAACTTGCCTCTTACTTTGTCCAAGCCTCCAGCTATGACGCCTGAGGAAATCAATGAAAAACCATGCCTTCGACAGAACTTATGTTCTGCATTGACTGTTAAGCATCTACCTCACCTGGCTCCATCTACAAGTATAACTTCATGTCAGGAACAACACCATAGATTTCAGCAAGAAACTAGAGGTGACAGTGTGCAAAAGGACAAAAGCCTTGAACTTCCCGCAACTAATATAGATTCTTCAACAGTACAAGAGAGCCCTTACATGATATCTGCTTCTTCTGATGATATCTCACTGAAAGCAATTAGCTTTCAACAGCTTCAGGATGTTGTGGTTCAG TTGGATGTTGGAGCAAAACTATGCATAAGAGATAGCTTGTACCGTTTGGCAAGGAATGCTGAAAAAAGGCATAATTTTGCTTGCGCGAATAATTCCAGCAGAGAGAGTAGAGGAGGAATTTTGGACACAGAGGAACCAAACAG GTATGCAGAATATATAACTACTGAAACTGAGACAAATCCAGTATATCACTCCATTGCACATTTACTTTGCCACAGACCGTCACAGACTGCGACAAGATCAGTTGAAAGTTCTATGTTACTAGAATCACATATGATT GATGAACAGATTCATGGTCACATTACAGCTTCCAGGAAGTAA
- the LOC103707898 gene encoding protein LNK1-like isoform X1, giving the protein MSDHEVANIVWDEFDESNHHIVPHQGGKSVNEAVVLGDFLKKPQYEVGNEAGKSTSNRGSRNKNVLLGKEQRAFCPSPKGGSSTVPEGSSTHASRKVVPAFYDPNSFNGFTSLTSQDDAGLVFVENEQLNRKNDLPYHDLPDIGNFEDIDRLLRTCDSTFGQGSSIAEELSWFSSSSHSTYGIGDTSKSCSQSSVLGPASLNGTPAYCSSITNILPGKNLLAADSDKSLSHGYQSFALVSDSENKGDCPLQEKYLLLQLQTYDGGGGTEIKSTLMHVSNGSSLNECENLNTLLQINMHSKQLEDNTYLKEMKNIDLQNLQENQIWGSDSSSYMHTFSPDAQLEGSRTLYQDLFTQTASSILSGSEYNPSSSCKVSAHVGNYFPHCMENLPLTLSKPPAMTPEEINEKPCLRQNLCSALTVKHLPHLAPSTSITSCQEQHHRFQQETRGDSVQKDKSLELPATNIDSSTVQESPYMISASSDDISLKAISFQQLQDVVVQLDVGAKLCIRDSLYRLARNAEKRHNFACANNSSRESRGGILDTEEPNRYAEYITTETETNPVYHSIAHLLCHRPSQTATRSVESSMLLESHMIDEQIHGHITASRK; this is encoded by the exons ATGTCAGATCATGAG GTTGCAAATATTGTTTGGGACGAATTTGATGAGAGCAATCATCATATAGTGCCTCATCAAGGTGGTAAAAGTGTTAATGAAGCTGTAGTATTAGGTGATTTTCTTAAGAAGCCACAATATGAAGTAGGAAATGAAGCTGGAAAGAGCACAAGCAACAGAGGATCTAGGAATAAAAATGTTCTTCTGGGAAAAGAACAAAGAGCCTTTTGCCCTTCTCCAAAGGGTGGAAGCTCAACGGTGCCGGAGGGCTCATCGACTCATGCATCTAGAAAAGTAGTTCCAGCATTTTATGATCCAAATTCCTTCAATGGCTTCACTTCTTTAACTTCCCAAGATG ATGCTGGACTTGTTTTTGTGGAAAATGAACAACTGAACAGAAAAAATGATCTTCCATATCATGATTTGCCTGATATTGGCAATTTTGAGGATATTGATAGACTGCTTAG AACTTGTGATTCCACATTTGGGCAAGGAAGCAGCATTGCAGAAGAGCTATCATGGTTTTCATCTTCTTCACATAGCACCTATGGGATAGGAGATACTTCCAAGTCATGCTCACAATCTTCAGTTTTAGGCCCAGCATCTTTAAATGGTACACCAGCATATTGTAGCTCAATAACCAACATTTTACCTGGAAAAAATCTATTGGCTGCTGATAGTGATAAGTCCTTGAGTCATGGTTACCAATCTTTTGCATTGGTTAGTGATAGTGAAAATAAGGGTGACTGTCCGCTACAGGAAAAG TACTTGCTTCTACAGCTGCAGACATATGATGGGGGTGGAGGTACTGAGATTAAATCAACACTTATGCATGTTAGCAACGGAAGTAGCTTGAATGAATGTGAGAATCTTAATACG CTTCTACAGATTAATATGCACTCAAAGCAGCTGGAAGACAATACTTATTTGAAGGAAATGAAAAATATCGACCTTCAGAATCTACAA GAAAATCAAATCTGGGGATCTGATTCTTCAAGCTACATGCACACCTTCAGTCCTGATGCACAACTGGAGGGCAGCCGTACTTTGTATCAGGATCTGTTTACACAGACAGCATCAAGTATTTTATCTGGTAGTGAGTATAATCCTTCCTCTTCTTGTAAAGTCTCAGCACATGTTGGAAATTATTTTCCACACTGCATGGAGAACTTGCCTCTTACTTTGTCCAAGCCTCCAGCTATGACGCCTGAGGAAATCAATGAAAAACCATGCCTTCGACAGAACTTATGTTCTGCATTGACTGTTAAGCATCTACCTCACCTGGCTCCATCTACAAGTATAACTTCATGTCAGGAACAACACCATAGATTTCAGCAAGAAACTAGAGGTGACAGTGTGCAAAAGGACAAAAGCCTTGAACTTCCCGCAACTAATATAGATTCTTCAACAGTACAAGAGAGCCCTTACATGATATCTGCTTCTTCTGATGATATCTCACTGAAAGCAATTAGCTTTCAACAGCTTCAGGATGTTGTGGTTCAG TTGGATGTTGGAGCAAAACTATGCATAAGAGATAGCTTGTACCGTTTGGCAAGGAATGCTGAAAAAAGGCATAATTTTGCTTGCGCGAATAATTCCAGCAGAGAGAGTAGAGGAGGAATTTTGGACACAGAGGAACCAAACAG GTATGCAGAATATATAACTACTGAAACTGAGACAAATCCAGTATATCACTCCATTGCACATTTACTTTGCCACAGACCGTCACAGACTGCGACAAGATCAGTTGAAAGTTCTATGTTACTAGAATCACATATGATT GATGAACAGATTCATGGTCACATTACAGCTTCCAGGAAGTAA
- the LOC103707898 gene encoding protein LNK1-like isoform X6: protein MSDHEVANIVWDEFDESNHHIVPHQGGKSVNEAVVLGDFLKKPQYEVGNEAGKSTSNRGSRNKNVLLGKEQRAFCPSPKGGSSTVPEGSSTHASRKVVPAFYDPNSFNGFTSLTSQDDAGLVFVENEQLNRKNDLPYHDLPDIGNFEDIDRLLRTCDSTFGQGSSIAEELSWFSSSSHSTYGIGDTSKSCSQSSVLGPASLNGTPAYCSSITNILPGKNLLAADSDKSLSHGYQSFALVSDSENKGDCPLQEKTYDGGGGTEIKSTLMHVSNGSSLNECENLNTINMHSKQLEDNTYLKEMKNIDLQNLQENQIWGSDSSSYMHTFSPDAQLEGSRTLYQDLFTQTASSILSGSEYNPSSSCKVSAHVGNYFPHCMENLPLTLSKPPAMTPEEINEKPCLRQNLCSALTVKHLPHLAPSTSITSCQEQHHRFQQETRGDSVQKDKSLELPATNIDSSTVQESPYMISASSDDISLKAISFQQLQDVVVQLDVGAKLCIRDSLYRLARNAEKRHNFACANNSSRESRGGILDTEEPNRYAEYITTETETNPVYHSIAHLLCHRPSQTATRSVESSMLLESHMIDEQIHGHITASRK, encoded by the exons ATGTCAGATCATGAG GTTGCAAATATTGTTTGGGACGAATTTGATGAGAGCAATCATCATATAGTGCCTCATCAAGGTGGTAAAAGTGTTAATGAAGCTGTAGTATTAGGTGATTTTCTTAAGAAGCCACAATATGAAGTAGGAAATGAAGCTGGAAAGAGCACAAGCAACAGAGGATCTAGGAATAAAAATGTTCTTCTGGGAAAAGAACAAAGAGCCTTTTGCCCTTCTCCAAAGGGTGGAAGCTCAACGGTGCCGGAGGGCTCATCGACTCATGCATCTAGAAAAGTAGTTCCAGCATTTTATGATCCAAATTCCTTCAATGGCTTCACTTCTTTAACTTCCCAAGATG ATGCTGGACTTGTTTTTGTGGAAAATGAACAACTGAACAGAAAAAATGATCTTCCATATCATGATTTGCCTGATATTGGCAATTTTGAGGATATTGATAGACTGCTTAG AACTTGTGATTCCACATTTGGGCAAGGAAGCAGCATTGCAGAAGAGCTATCATGGTTTTCATCTTCTTCACATAGCACCTATGGGATAGGAGATACTTCCAAGTCATGCTCACAATCTTCAGTTTTAGGCCCAGCATCTTTAAATGGTACACCAGCATATTGTAGCTCAATAACCAACATTTTACCTGGAAAAAATCTATTGGCTGCTGATAGTGATAAGTCCTTGAGTCATGGTTACCAATCTTTTGCATTGGTTAGTGATAGTGAAAATAAGGGTGACTGTCCGCTACAGGAAAAG ACATATGATGGGGGTGGAGGTACTGAGATTAAATCAACACTTATGCATGTTAGCAACGGAAGTAGCTTGAATGAATGTGAGAATCTTAATACG ATTAATATGCACTCAAAGCAGCTGGAAGACAATACTTATTTGAAGGAAATGAAAAATATCGACCTTCAGAATCTACAA GAAAATCAAATCTGGGGATCTGATTCTTCAAGCTACATGCACACCTTCAGTCCTGATGCACAACTGGAGGGCAGCCGTACTTTGTATCAGGATCTGTTTACACAGACAGCATCAAGTATTTTATCTGGTAGTGAGTATAATCCTTCCTCTTCTTGTAAAGTCTCAGCACATGTTGGAAATTATTTTCCACACTGCATGGAGAACTTGCCTCTTACTTTGTCCAAGCCTCCAGCTATGACGCCTGAGGAAATCAATGAAAAACCATGCCTTCGACAGAACTTATGTTCTGCATTGACTGTTAAGCATCTACCTCACCTGGCTCCATCTACAAGTATAACTTCATGTCAGGAACAACACCATAGATTTCAGCAAGAAACTAGAGGTGACAGTGTGCAAAAGGACAAAAGCCTTGAACTTCCCGCAACTAATATAGATTCTTCAACAGTACAAGAGAGCCCTTACATGATATCTGCTTCTTCTGATGATATCTCACTGAAAGCAATTAGCTTTCAACAGCTTCAGGATGTTGTGGTTCAG TTGGATGTTGGAGCAAAACTATGCATAAGAGATAGCTTGTACCGTTTGGCAAGGAATGCTGAAAAAAGGCATAATTTTGCTTGCGCGAATAATTCCAGCAGAGAGAGTAGAGGAGGAATTTTGGACACAGAGGAACCAAACAG GTATGCAGAATATATAACTACTGAAACTGAGACAAATCCAGTATATCACTCCATTGCACATTTACTTTGCCACAGACCGTCACAGACTGCGACAAGATCAGTTGAAAGTTCTATGTTACTAGAATCACATATGATT GATGAACAGATTCATGGTCACATTACAGCTTCCAGGAAGTAA
- the LOC103707898 gene encoding protein LNK1-like isoform X9, with protein MSDHEVANIVWDEFDESNHHIVPHQGGKSVNEAVVLGDFLKKPQYEVGNEAGKSTSNRGSRNKNVLLGKEQRAFCPSPKGGSSTVPEGSSTHASRKVVPAFYDPNSFNGFTSLTSQDDAGLVFVENEQLNRKNDLPYHDLPDIGNFEDIDRLLRTCDSTFGQGSSIAEELSWFSSSSHSTYGIGDTSKSCSQSSVLGPASLNGTPAYCSSITNILPGKNLLAADSDKSLSHGYQSFALVSDSENKGDCPLQEKYLLLQLQTYDGGGGTEIKSTLMHVSNGSSLNECENLNTLLQINMHSKQLEDNTYLKEMKNIDLQNLQENQIWGSDSSSYMHTFSPDAQLEGSRTLYQDLFTQTASSILSGTMTPEEINEKPCLRQNLCSALTVKHLPHLAPSTSITSCQEQHHRFQQETRGDSVQKDKSLELPATNIDSSTVQESPYMISASSDDISLKAISFQQLQDVVVQLDVGAKLCIRDSLYRLARNAEKRHNFACANNSSRESRGGILDTEEPNRYAEYITTETETNPVYHSIAHLLCHRPSQTATRSVESSMLLESHMIDEQIHGHITASRK; from the exons ATGTCAGATCATGAG GTTGCAAATATTGTTTGGGACGAATTTGATGAGAGCAATCATCATATAGTGCCTCATCAAGGTGGTAAAAGTGTTAATGAAGCTGTAGTATTAGGTGATTTTCTTAAGAAGCCACAATATGAAGTAGGAAATGAAGCTGGAAAGAGCACAAGCAACAGAGGATCTAGGAATAAAAATGTTCTTCTGGGAAAAGAACAAAGAGCCTTTTGCCCTTCTCCAAAGGGTGGAAGCTCAACGGTGCCGGAGGGCTCATCGACTCATGCATCTAGAAAAGTAGTTCCAGCATTTTATGATCCAAATTCCTTCAATGGCTTCACTTCTTTAACTTCCCAAGATG ATGCTGGACTTGTTTTTGTGGAAAATGAACAACTGAACAGAAAAAATGATCTTCCATATCATGATTTGCCTGATATTGGCAATTTTGAGGATATTGATAGACTGCTTAG AACTTGTGATTCCACATTTGGGCAAGGAAGCAGCATTGCAGAAGAGCTATCATGGTTTTCATCTTCTTCACATAGCACCTATGGGATAGGAGATACTTCCAAGTCATGCTCACAATCTTCAGTTTTAGGCCCAGCATCTTTAAATGGTACACCAGCATATTGTAGCTCAATAACCAACATTTTACCTGGAAAAAATCTATTGGCTGCTGATAGTGATAAGTCCTTGAGTCATGGTTACCAATCTTTTGCATTGGTTAGTGATAGTGAAAATAAGGGTGACTGTCCGCTACAGGAAAAG TACTTGCTTCTACAGCTGCAGACATATGATGGGGGTGGAGGTACTGAGATTAAATCAACACTTATGCATGTTAGCAACGGAAGTAGCTTGAATGAATGTGAGAATCTTAATACG CTTCTACAGATTAATATGCACTCAAAGCAGCTGGAAGACAATACTTATTTGAAGGAAATGAAAAATATCGACCTTCAGAATCTACAA GAAAATCAAATCTGGGGATCTGATTCTTCAAGCTACATGCACACCTTCAGTCCTGATGCACAACTGGAGGGCAGCCGTACTTTGTATCAGGATCTGTTTACACAGACAGCATCAAGTATTTTATCTGGTA CTATGACGCCTGAGGAAATCAATGAAAAACCATGCCTTCGACAGAACTTATGTTCTGCATTGACTGTTAAGCATCTACCTCACCTGGCTCCATCTACAAGTATAACTTCATGTCAGGAACAACACCATAGATTTCAGCAAGAAACTAGAGGTGACAGTGTGCAAAAGGACAAAAGCCTTGAACTTCCCGCAACTAATATAGATTCTTCAACAGTACAAGAGAGCCCTTACATGATATCTGCTTCTTCTGATGATATCTCACTGAAAGCAATTAGCTTTCAACAGCTTCAGGATGTTGTGGTTCAG TTGGATGTTGGAGCAAAACTATGCATAAGAGATAGCTTGTACCGTTTGGCAAGGAATGCTGAAAAAAGGCATAATTTTGCTTGCGCGAATAATTCCAGCAGAGAGAGTAGAGGAGGAATTTTGGACACAGAGGAACCAAACAG GTATGCAGAATATATAACTACTGAAACTGAGACAAATCCAGTATATCACTCCATTGCACATTTACTTTGCCACAGACCGTCACAGACTGCGACAAGATCAGTTGAAAGTTCTATGTTACTAGAATCACATATGATT GATGAACAGATTCATGGTCACATTACAGCTTCCAGGAAGTAA